One window of the Oncorhynchus clarkii lewisi isolate Uvic-CL-2024 chromosome 19, UVic_Ocla_1.0, whole genome shotgun sequence genome contains the following:
- the LOC139375163 gene encoding estrogen receptor beta-like isoform X2 codes for MACSPESGTDISSLLQLQDVGSSKVQERGSSPGLLPALYSPPSGMESRTFCIPSPYTDNSHDYSHSHGPLAFYNPSMLGYSRPPISDSPSLCPPLSPSLFWPNHGHGQQNMPSLTLHCPQPLVYSEHNPHTPWVEPKPHGLSPSSPLLHPTKLLGKRLEDGEEVNSSSASCVVVKADMHFCAVCHDYASGYHYGVWSCEGCKAFFKRSIQGHNDYICPATNQCTIDKNRRKSCQACRLRKCYEVGMMKCGVRRERCSYRGARHRRVPQGRGASGGLVGVGTRAQMRLEGGSHPQLEVHHSSLTPEQLISCIMEAEPPEIYLMEDLKKPFTEASMMMSLTNLADKELVLMISWAKKIPGFVELSLTDQVHLLECCWLEVLMLGLMWRSVDHPGKLIFSPDLKLNREEGNCVEGIMEIFDMLLAATSRFRELNLQREEYVCLKAMILLNSNICSTSPERAEDLESRGKLLRLLDSVTDALVWAISKRGLSFQQQSSRLAHLLMLLSHIRHVSNKGMQHLSSMKKKNVVLLYDLLLEMLDANTTHSSRMSSTHDPSNNDPTEPPAAPAPAVDTQLLLTFQNPEESQTLESISTSSQGAGQPREGRCVPQ; via the exons ATGGCATGTTCTCCTGAAAGTGGGACAGACATTTCTTCCCTGCTCCAGCTCCAGGATGTGGGCTCCAGCAAGGTCCAAGAGAGGGGGAGCTCCCCGGGACTCCTACCCGCCCTCTACAGCCCTCCGAGCGGCATGGAGAGCCGCACATTCTGCATCCCCTCTCCCTACACAGACAACAGCCATGATTACAGTCACAGCCACGGACCCCTAGCCTTCTACAACCCCTCTATGCTCGGCTACAGCAGACCACCTATCTCCGACAGCCCTTCTCTATGTCCAcccctcagtccctctctcttctGGCCCAACCATGGCCACGGCCAGCAAAACATGCCCTCGCTGACCCTGCACTGCCCCCAGCCCCTGGTGTACAGTGAGCATAACCCCCACACCCCCTGGGTGGAGCCCAAACCCCACGGCCTCAGCCCCAGCAG ccctctcctccaccctaccAAGCTGCTGGGGAAGAGACTGGAGGACGGAGAGGAAGTGAACTCCTCCTCAGCCAGCTGTGTGGTGGTGAAGGCAGACATGCACTTCTGTGCCGTGTGTCATGACTACGCTTCGGGCTACCACTACGGCGTGTGGTCTTGTGAGGGCTGCAAGGCCTTCTTCAAGAGGAGCATCCAAG GCCACAATGATTACATTTGTCCAGCAACTAACCAGTGCACTATCGACAAGAACCGCCGTAAAAGCTGCCAGGCCTGCCGCCTACGCAAGTGTTATGAAGTGGGCATGATGAAGTGTG GTGTGAGGCGAGAGCGCTGCAGTTACCGGGGGGCGAGGCACCGGCGTGTACCTCAGGGGCGGGGGGCGTCAGGCGGGCTGGTGGGGGTAGGGACCAGGGCCCAGATGCGTCTGGAGGGGGGCTCCCACCCCCAGCTGGAGGTGCACCACTCGTCCCTGACCCCAGAACAGCTGATCTCCTGCATCATGGAAGCGGAGCCGccagagatctacctgatggaggACCTGAAGAAGCCCTTCACTGAGGCCAGCATGATGATGTCACTTACCAACCTGGCCGACAAGGAGTTGGTCCTCATGATCAGCTGGGCCAAGAAGATCCCTG GCTTTGTAGAGCTAAGTCTGACGGACCAGGTGCACCTGTTGGAGTGTTGCTGGCTGGAGGTGCTGATGCTGGGTCTGATGTGGAGGTCTGTCGACCACCCTGGGAAACTCATATTCTCACCAGACCTAAAGCTCAACAG GGAAGAGGGAAACTGTGTGGAGGGCATTATGGAGATATTTGACATGCTGCTGGCAGCCACCTCTAGGTTCAGGGAGCTGAACCTTCAGAGGGAGGAGTACGTCTGTCTGAAAGCCATGATCCTCCTCAACTCCA ACATCTGCTCTACCTCTCCGGAGAGGGCAGAAGATCTGGAGAGCAGGGGGAAGCTGCTGCGTCTGCTGGACTCAGTGACGGATGCCCTGGTGTGGGCCATCTCCAAACGAGGCCTGTCATTCCAGCAGCAGTCATCCCGCCTGGCCCACCTCCTCATGCTACTCTCACACATTCGCCACGTCAG TAACAAAGGCATGCAGCACCTCTCTagcatgaagaagaagaatgttGTGCTGCTCTATGACCTGCTCTTGGAAATGCTGGACGCCAACACAACCCACAGCAGCCGTATGTCCTCAACTCATGACCCCTCTAACAATGACCCCACAGAGCCCCCAGCAGCACCAGCTCCTGCTGTAGACACTCAGCTCCTGCTAACATTCCAAAACCCAGAGGAGAGCCAAACACTCGAGAGCATTA GTACATCCAGCCAGGGTGCTGGCCAGCCGAGAGAGGGGAGATGTGTACCTCAGTAA
- the LOC139375163 gene encoding estrogen receptor beta-like isoform X1 — MTGLAADQTTKWQDFSLTGPGEEGNRRQQQPQRQPNVIPSMACSPESGTDISSLLQLQDVGSSKVQERGSSPGLLPALYSPPSGMESRTFCIPSPYTDNSHDYSHSHGPLAFYNPSMLGYSRPPISDSPSLCPPLSPSLFWPNHGHGQQNMPSLTLHCPQPLVYSEHNPHTPWVEPKPHGLSPSSPLLHPTKLLGKRLEDGEEVNSSSASCVVVKADMHFCAVCHDYASGYHYGVWSCEGCKAFFKRSIQGHNDYICPATNQCTIDKNRRKSCQACRLRKCYEVGMMKCGVRRERCSYRGARHRRVPQGRGASGGLVGVGTRAQMRLEGGSHPQLEVHHSSLTPEQLISCIMEAEPPEIYLMEDLKKPFTEASMMMSLTNLADKELVLMISWAKKIPGFVELSLTDQVHLLECCWLEVLMLGLMWRSVDHPGKLIFSPDLKLNREEGNCVEGIMEIFDMLLAATSRFRELNLQREEYVCLKAMILLNSNICSTSPERAEDLESRGKLLRLLDSVTDALVWAISKRGLSFQQQSSRLAHLLMLLSHIRHVSNKGMQHLSSMKKKNVVLLYDLLLEMLDANTTHSSRMSSTHDPSNNDPTEPPAAPAPAVDTQLLLTFQNPEESQTLESISTSSQGAGQPREGRCVPQ, encoded by the exons GACTTCTCACTGACTGGTCCCGGTGAGGAAGGCAATAGACGACAGCAGCAGCCACAACGTCAGCCCAACGTTATCCCCAGCATGGCATGTTCTCCTGAAAGTGGGACAGACATTTCTTCCCTGCTCCAGCTCCAGGATGTGGGCTCCAGCAAGGTCCAAGAGAGGGGGAGCTCCCCGGGACTCCTACCCGCCCTCTACAGCCCTCCGAGCGGCATGGAGAGCCGCACATTCTGCATCCCCTCTCCCTACACAGACAACAGCCATGATTACAGTCACAGCCACGGACCCCTAGCCTTCTACAACCCCTCTATGCTCGGCTACAGCAGACCACCTATCTCCGACAGCCCTTCTCTATGTCCAcccctcagtccctctctcttctGGCCCAACCATGGCCACGGCCAGCAAAACATGCCCTCGCTGACCCTGCACTGCCCCCAGCCCCTGGTGTACAGTGAGCATAACCCCCACACCCCCTGGGTGGAGCCCAAACCCCACGGCCTCAGCCCCAGCAG ccctctcctccaccctaccAAGCTGCTGGGGAAGAGACTGGAGGACGGAGAGGAAGTGAACTCCTCCTCAGCCAGCTGTGTGGTGGTGAAGGCAGACATGCACTTCTGTGCCGTGTGTCATGACTACGCTTCGGGCTACCACTACGGCGTGTGGTCTTGTGAGGGCTGCAAGGCCTTCTTCAAGAGGAGCATCCAAG GCCACAATGATTACATTTGTCCAGCAACTAACCAGTGCACTATCGACAAGAACCGCCGTAAAAGCTGCCAGGCCTGCCGCCTACGCAAGTGTTATGAAGTGGGCATGATGAAGTGTG GTGTGAGGCGAGAGCGCTGCAGTTACCGGGGGGCGAGGCACCGGCGTGTACCTCAGGGGCGGGGGGCGTCAGGCGGGCTGGTGGGGGTAGGGACCAGGGCCCAGATGCGTCTGGAGGGGGGCTCCCACCCCCAGCTGGAGGTGCACCACTCGTCCCTGACCCCAGAACAGCTGATCTCCTGCATCATGGAAGCGGAGCCGccagagatctacctgatggaggACCTGAAGAAGCCCTTCACTGAGGCCAGCATGATGATGTCACTTACCAACCTGGCCGACAAGGAGTTGGTCCTCATGATCAGCTGGGCCAAGAAGATCCCTG GCTTTGTAGAGCTAAGTCTGACGGACCAGGTGCACCTGTTGGAGTGTTGCTGGCTGGAGGTGCTGATGCTGGGTCTGATGTGGAGGTCTGTCGACCACCCTGGGAAACTCATATTCTCACCAGACCTAAAGCTCAACAG GGAAGAGGGAAACTGTGTGGAGGGCATTATGGAGATATTTGACATGCTGCTGGCAGCCACCTCTAGGTTCAGGGAGCTGAACCTTCAGAGGGAGGAGTACGTCTGTCTGAAAGCCATGATCCTCCTCAACTCCA ACATCTGCTCTACCTCTCCGGAGAGGGCAGAAGATCTGGAGAGCAGGGGGAAGCTGCTGCGTCTGCTGGACTCAGTGACGGATGCCCTGGTGTGGGCCATCTCCAAACGAGGCCTGTCATTCCAGCAGCAGTCATCCCGCCTGGCCCACCTCCTCATGCTACTCTCACACATTCGCCACGTCAG TAACAAAGGCATGCAGCACCTCTCTagcatgaagaagaagaatgttGTGCTGCTCTATGACCTGCTCTTGGAAATGCTGGACGCCAACACAACCCACAGCAGCCGTATGTCCTCAACTCATGACCCCTCTAACAATGACCCCACAGAGCCCCCAGCAGCACCAGCTCCTGCTGTAGACACTCAGCTCCTGCTAACATTCCAAAACCCAGAGGAGAGCCAAACACTCGAGAGCATTA GTACATCCAGCCAGGGTGCTGGCCAGCCGAGAGAGGGGAGATGTGTACCTCAGTAA